A region of Centropristis striata isolate RG_2023a ecotype Rhode Island chromosome 17, C.striata_1.0, whole genome shotgun sequence DNA encodes the following proteins:
- the LOC131989354 gene encoding ladderlectin-like has product VERSTSCPGGWRKINGRCFLYVPRALNWAQAERNCQSLGANLASVYRAEEDHELQRMIRDVTHGHPRTWIGGSDAEMTGVWLWSDGTPFRFSYWCSGEPNNQGNEHCVEMNVGDNKCWNDLKCDTNRPSVCAKNI; this is encoded by the exons GTTGAGAGGTCAACATCTTGTCCTGGTGGTTGGAGAAAGATCAATGGTCGCTGTTTCCTCTACGTCCCACGAGCCCTGAATTGGGCTCAAGCTGAG AGAAACTGCCAGTCCCTGGGTGCAAACCTTGCCTCTGTATATCGAGCTGAGGAGGACCATGAGCTTCAAAGGATGATCAGAGATGTAACTCATGGACATCCACGGACATGGATCGGAGGATCTGATGCTGAAATG ACGGGTGTTTGGCTCTGGAGTGATGGTACCCCTTTCAGATTTTCCTACTGGTGCAGCGGAGAGCCGAATAACCAGGGCAATGAGCACTGTGTAGAGATGAATGTTGGAG ACAATAAATGCTGGAATGACCTGAAGTGTGACACAAaccgtccgtctgtctgtgcCAAGAACATCTGA